Below is a window of Ralstonia pickettii DNA.
GTGGCAACGGCAGGCATTGCCTTTCTCATTGCTGCGCTCGCGCCATGGTCGGCAACGGCGGCCTCCCTGCAGATTTCGCCCATCCGCATCGACCTGCCACCGGGGCAGGCTGCGGCAGTGCTCACGCTGCGCAATCGCGGCACATTGCCGCTCAACGCCCAGGTGCGCGTGTTCCGCTGGACGCAGGACGCCGAGGGCGAGCACCTCGAACCGGCCGCTGCGCTCGTCGCCAGCCCGCCCATCGTGCAGATTCCGGCAGACAGCGAACAGCTCGTGCGCGTCGTACTCACGCAGCCGCCCACCGCCGATGCGGGCGAGCAGGCGTATCGGCTGCTGATCGACGAACTGCCTGACCGCCGCCCACAGACGCTGACCGGCGTGACGATGCAGCTGC
It encodes the following:
- a CDS encoding fimbrial biogenesis chaperone, with translation MLRVATAGIAFLIAALAPWSATAASLQISPIRIDLPPGQAAAVLTLRNRGTLPLNAQVRVFRWTQDAEGEHLEPAAALVASPPIVQIPADSEQLVRVVLTQPPTADAGEQAYRLLIDELPDRRPQTLTGVTMQLRYSVPVFVNAVADSPPRLSATLRGTGDKTVLVVRNADVRHAQLSSVSIDWSDGTHSEITAGLLGYALAGATRTWPVAAGQAAKTTPRRLRALVNGVAVEMPLARAD